The following are encoded in a window of Paraburkholderia hospita genomic DNA:
- a CDS encoding NRAMP family divalent metal transporter codes for MATPPQALPTRTAVLDDAHVGDIRGALGTIAHHDTAPRNSWGARLRTLLAIVGPGLIVMVGDNDAGAFGTYTQAGQNYGTTLLWTLLLLVPVLYVNQEMVLRLGAVTGVGHARLIFERFGKFWGAFSVIDLFILNALTIVTEFIGITFVLDFFGVSKVAGVCIAAALTMAAVSTGDFKRFERFAIVLCLLSLLLVPVLVTIHPPVAQMTHHLFVPAWPAHAKLSDVMLLVIGIVGTTVAPWQLFFQQSYVIDKRITPRFMKYEKADLWIGIVFVLIGAIAMISFSAALFGGKPEFGQFTDAGGVIAGLERYAGRTPAVLFAIALLDACIIGAAAVSLSTAYAIGDVFKIRHSLHRGVADAKGFYLVYFGIVAAAAGLVLIPGSPLGLLTEAVQTLAGVLLPSATVFLLLLCNDRAVLGPWVNSKGLNLFTGGVVWALVLLSVVLTASVVYPDISGHAIIEILAGGTLLAVVAFVAAMALRRRRGAQSADGAPFVSKSERATWRTPPLDSLPKPVMTLSRRIWMSALRGYLVVAVALVIVKVVQIALT; via the coding sequence ATGGCAACGCCACCACAAGCCCTGCCGACGCGCACCGCCGTTCTCGACGACGCGCATGTCGGCGATATCCGCGGCGCGCTCGGTACGATCGCGCATCACGACACGGCGCCCCGCAACAGCTGGGGCGCGCGGTTGCGCACGCTGCTCGCGATCGTCGGACCCGGCCTCATCGTGATGGTCGGCGACAACGACGCGGGCGCCTTCGGCACCTATACGCAGGCCGGCCAGAACTACGGCACCACGCTGCTGTGGACGCTGCTGCTGCTCGTGCCCGTGCTGTATGTCAATCAGGAGATGGTGCTGCGCCTGGGCGCCGTCACGGGCGTCGGTCATGCGCGCCTGATCTTCGAACGCTTCGGCAAGTTCTGGGGCGCGTTCAGCGTCATCGACCTGTTCATCCTCAATGCGTTGACCATCGTCACCGAGTTCATCGGCATTACGTTCGTGCTCGACTTCTTCGGTGTATCGAAAGTGGCGGGCGTGTGTATCGCGGCCGCGTTGACGATGGCGGCCGTCAGCACCGGCGACTTCAAACGCTTCGAGCGCTTTGCAATCGTGCTGTGTCTGCTGAGCCTGTTGCTCGTGCCCGTGCTCGTGACGATCCATCCGCCCGTCGCGCAGATGACGCACCATCTGTTCGTGCCCGCATGGCCCGCGCACGCAAAGCTCTCGGACGTGATGCTGCTCGTGATCGGCATCGTCGGCACGACGGTTGCACCGTGGCAGTTGTTCTTCCAGCAGAGCTACGTGATCGACAAGCGCATCACGCCGCGCTTCATGAAGTACGAAAAGGCCGACCTGTGGATCGGCATCGTGTTCGTGCTGATCGGCGCCATCGCGATGATCTCGTTCAGCGCCGCGCTGTTCGGCGGCAAGCCGGAGTTCGGCCAGTTCACCGATGCGGGCGGCGTGATCGCCGGCCTCGAACGGTATGCGGGCCGGACGCCCGCCGTGCTGTTCGCGATTGCGCTGCTCGACGCGTGCATCATCGGCGCGGCGGCCGTGTCGCTGTCGACGGCCTATGCGATCGGCGACGTGTTCAAGATCCGTCATTCGCTGCATCGCGGCGTCGCCGATGCGAAGGGCTTCTATCTCGTGTACTTCGGCATCGTGGCGGCGGCGGCAGGACTCGTGCTGATTCCGGGCAGCCCGCTCGGCCTGCTGACGGAAGCCGTGCAGACGCTCGCGGGCGTGCTGCTGCCGAGCGCAACCGTGTTCCTGCTTCTGCTGTGCAACGACCGCGCGGTGCTCGGGCCGTGGGTCAACTCGAAAGGGCTGAACCTGTTCACGGGCGGCGTCGTGTGGGCGCTGGTGCTGCTCTCGGTCGTGCTGACGGCGTCCGTTGTGTATCCCGACATCAGCGGACACGCGATCATCGAGATTCTCGCGGGCGGCACGCTGCTCGCCGTGGTGGCGTTCGTCGCGGCGATGGCGCTGCGGCGGCGGCGGGGCGCGCAGAGTGCGGACGGCGCGCCGTTCGTCAGCAAATCCGAGCGCGCAACGTGGCGCACGCCGCCGCTCGACTCGCTGCCAAAGCCCGTGATGACGCTCTCCCGCCGTATCTGGATGAGCGCGCTGCGCGGCTATCTGGTGGTGGCCGTTGCGCTCGTGATCGTGAAGGTGGTGCAGATCGCATTGACGTAA